A DNA window from Actinomadura coerulea contains the following coding sequences:
- a CDS encoding alpha/beta fold hydrolase, with product MLRGNRLAVLGAVAAGAVALAGVAPPATASPAPSAAPSAPRSPSAVDWRACGDDGKAECATLRLPIDWSRPDGPAFGLAIARRKALDPDARVGTLVFGPGGPGDSGVQRVTRVENGIDRFSDELRRRFDIVSFDPRGIGASHPVTCSADLLRAAPSPMIESAERFRATLDHNARLRADCRARTGPLYDHADTLSTVRDVDAIRAALGESKLTFHGSSYGTLLGEMYAETFPERVRAMVLESVDDHSIPDARRFLTS from the coding sequence ATGCTGCGCGGAAACAGGCTCGCCGTCTTGGGCGCGGTCGCGGCAGGGGCCGTGGCGCTGGCCGGCGTCGCGCCACCCGCCACCGCCTCGCCCGCACCGTCCGCCGCACCGTCCGCGCCGCGCTCGCCGTCCGCCGTCGACTGGCGGGCGTGCGGCGACGACGGCAAGGCCGAGTGCGCGACCCTGCGGCTGCCGATCGACTGGTCCCGGCCGGACGGCCCCGCGTTCGGCCTCGCCATCGCGCGCCGGAAGGCCCTGGACCCGGACGCGCGCGTCGGCACCCTCGTGTTCGGACCCGGCGGTCCCGGAGACTCCGGCGTCCAGCGCGTCACCAGGGTCGAGAACGGGATCGACCGCTTCAGCGACGAACTGCGCCGGCGCTTCGACATCGTCAGCTTCGACCCGCGCGGCATCGGCGCCAGCCATCCGGTGACGTGCTCGGCCGACCTGCTCAGGGCCGCCCCCTCGCCGATGATCGAGAGTGCGGAGCGGTTCCGCGCGACCCTCGACCACAACGCGCGCCTGCGGGCCGACTGCCGCGCCCGCACCGGCCCGCTCTACGACCACGCCGACACGCTCAGCACCGTCCGGGACGTGGACGCGATCCGCGCCGCCCTGGGCGAGTCGAAGCTGACCTTCCACGGCAGTTCCTACGGCACGCTGCTGGGCGAGATGTACGCCGAGACGTTCCCGGAACGCGTCCGGGCGATGGTGCTGGAGAGCGTGGACGACCACAGCATCCCCGACGCCCGGCGATTCCTGACGTCGTAA
- a CDS encoding ATP-binding protein, with amino-acid sequence MICAIVTTLILVEARGSETDSSRGEATAAALRLSYALRREPVPRRIDGTPGVMLQVMDEDRRVIAGTPGRAPALRPLARFVPSQTRVYSSRKVCSPVRRDRCLWVIGFRVFKPGGDWLIYAAVPIVPWYVSPGLIMFLASVSLLVILLGCLRAWATVDQTLAPVDAIRTELAEITAYRSGRRVTVPESRDEIRRLAEAANATLDRLDSALERQRSFTSDASHDLRSPIAAARAQIEEALLYPDDVDWPRTARSVLQSLERLQAIVTDLLQLARLDAAAWQEVETIDLGALVTIEVARSERTKRIVPHLQEGVTVRGDRLRLVRLLTNLLDNAERHAESRVDITVAREGDTAVLEVVDDGAGVAEKDRDLVFQRFARLEDSKARDPGGTGLGLPIAREIARLHGGSLTIEDSERGARFVLRIPRNHGGGPGG; translated from the coding sequence GTGATCTGTGCCATCGTGACGACGCTGATCCTCGTGGAGGCGCGCGGCTCGGAGACCGACTCCTCCCGCGGCGAGGCGACCGCGGCGGCGCTCCGGTTGTCGTACGCGTTGCGGCGCGAGCCCGTGCCGCGGCGGATCGACGGGACGCCGGGCGTGATGCTCCAGGTCATGGACGAGGACCGGCGGGTGATCGCGGGGACGCCGGGCCGGGCGCCGGCCCTCCGGCCGCTCGCCCGCTTCGTCCCGTCGCAGACGCGCGTCTACTCCTCCCGGAAGGTCTGCTCGCCGGTGCGGCGCGACCGGTGCCTGTGGGTGATCGGCTTCCGCGTCTTCAAACCCGGCGGCGACTGGCTGATCTACGCCGCCGTCCCGATCGTCCCCTGGTACGTGAGCCCCGGACTGATCATGTTCCTGGCCAGCGTCTCGCTGCTGGTGATCCTGCTGGGCTGCCTGCGCGCGTGGGCGACGGTGGACCAGACCCTCGCCCCGGTGGACGCGATCCGCACCGAGCTGGCGGAGATCACCGCGTACCGGTCGGGCCGCCGGGTGACGGTGCCGGAGAGCCGGGACGAGATCAGGAGGCTCGCGGAGGCCGCGAACGCGACCCTGGACCGGCTGGACAGCGCCCTCGAACGGCAGCGCAGCTTCACCTCCGACGCCTCCCACGACCTGCGCAGCCCGATCGCGGCCGCGCGCGCCCAGATCGAGGAGGCGCTGCTGTACCCCGACGACGTCGACTGGCCCCGGACGGCGCGGAGCGTCCTGCAGAGCCTGGAGCGGCTCCAGGCGATCGTGACGGACCTGTTGCAGCTCGCCCGGCTGGACGCCGCCGCCTGGCAGGAGGTCGAGACGATCGACCTCGGCGCGCTGGTCACCATCGAGGTGGCGAGGTCGGAACGGACGAAGCGGATCGTCCCGCATCTCCAGGAGGGCGTGACGGTGCGCGGGGACCGGCTCAGGCTCGTCCGCCTGCTGACGAACCTGCTGGACAACGCCGAGCGGCACGCCGAGTCGCGCGTCGACATCACGGTGGCGCGGGAGGGCGACACGGCCGTGCTCGAGGTCGTCGACGACGGTGCGGGCGTCGCCGAGAAGGACCGGGACCTGGTGTTCCAGCGCTTCGCCCGCCTGGAGGACAGCAAGGCCCGCGATCCGGGGGGCACCGGGCTCGGCCTGCCGATCGCCCGGGAGATCGCGCGGCTGCACGGCGGCAGCCTCACCATCGAGGACAGCGAGCGCGGCGCCCGGTTCGTCCTGCGGATACCGCGCAACCACGGCGGCGGGCCGGGAGGCTAG
- a CDS encoding alpha-ketoglutarate-dependent dioxygenase AlkB, translating into MFQGSLLDGTDESGPRSLDAVRRTPLEHGAWVDVLPGWIPNADALFERLLTSVPWRAERRRMYDRVVDVPRLLAFYDENAELPDPVLDEAKAALDEHYGEELGEPFRTAGLCLYRDGRDSVAWHGDTIGRGATHDTMVAILSVGTPRSLLLRPRGGGPAIRRDLGHGDLIVMGGSCQRTWEHAIPKSARVTGPRISVQFRPRGVR; encoded by the coding sequence ATGTTCCAAGGGTCGTTGCTGGACGGCACGGACGAGAGCGGTCCGCGGTCTCTGGACGCGGTGCGGCGGACGCCGCTGGAGCACGGCGCCTGGGTGGACGTCCTGCCCGGCTGGATCCCCAACGCGGACGCGCTGTTCGAGCGGTTGCTCACGTCCGTCCCGTGGCGGGCCGAGCGGCGGCGCATGTACGACCGGGTGGTGGACGTCCCGCGCCTCCTGGCGTTCTACGACGAGAACGCGGAACTGCCCGATCCCGTCCTGGACGAGGCGAAGGCCGCGCTCGACGAGCACTACGGTGAGGAGCTCGGCGAGCCGTTCCGCACGGCCGGCCTCTGCCTCTACCGGGACGGGCGCGACAGCGTGGCGTGGCACGGCGACACGATCGGGCGCGGCGCCACGCACGACACGATGGTGGCGATCCTGTCGGTCGGCACCCCGAGGAGCCTGCTGCTCCGTCCGCGCGGCGGCGGGCCGGCGATCCGCCGCGACCTCGGCCACGGCGACCTCATCGTCATGGGCGGGAGCTGCCAGCGGACGTGGGAGCACGCGATCCCGAAGAGCGCGCGCGTGACCGGGCCCCGGATCAGCGTCCAGTTCAGACCGCGCGGGGTCCGCTGA
- a CDS encoding DUF397 domain-containing protein — MVYRSTPRVVLNWRKSSVSGDENACVEVAASGPSVLVRDSRNPSAGFLALAPAQWQALLNTIQNGDLDGR, encoded by the coding sequence ATGGTGTACCGGTCGACCCCGAGGGTGGTGCTGAACTGGCGTAAGAGCAGCGTGAGCGGTGACGAGAACGCCTGCGTCGAGGTGGCGGCCTCCGGGCCGTCGGTTCTGGTCCGCGACTCGCGCAACCCCTCCGCCGGCTTCCTCGCCCTCGCTCCCGCGCAGTGGCAGGCCCTCCTGAACACGATTCAGAACGGGGACCTGGACGGTCGCTGA
- a CDS encoding Crp/Fnr family transcriptional regulator, translating to MNEHARHHDPDKIVPNEVVPRQRSVRLRADGARRPGFWNGLTTAERAAFLARAREVVHPVGAVLWTEGQDADHTFVIKSGSVRISVERDGRERFVAFRGPGDIIGERAALLLRRRSATVVAMDVLHVLCLTTQEFVAYLSDHPHVVAVLEREMYDRMTEQGPGRPPRRAQTPGGAAHPYGPAAQYGAPQPYAVAQLPVTPNYPYAMAGPFVVAAPCAVPDPRAGGTTRVVEPAAAINGASAASDAAPTVPCRTVPAGSLPPGNSRAPARSLRQALEAVVETSWESPTQPMVLPGGDTPSWAGQNCTIVYTDVAGFSSPARNDADRIGVRRAMYRALREAFEESGIPWDACHVEDRGDGALIVIPPQVPTATVTDPMLVSLGLRLRRHNHRAAGAVRIQLRVAVNVGPVMPDPPGVSGSSIITTARLLDAGPLKDRLAATGADLGVIASRFVYDSVIVPSPGHVAAAEYERITCRVKESHLEGWIHLRGLAAHPAG from the coding sequence ATGAACGAGCACGCCCGCCACCACGACCCGGACAAGATCGTCCCCAACGAGGTCGTCCCGCGGCAGCGGTCCGTCCGGCTGCGGGCCGACGGCGCCCGGCGGCCCGGCTTCTGGAACGGGCTCACCACCGCCGAGCGCGCCGCCTTCCTCGCGCGGGCGCGGGAGGTCGTCCACCCCGTCGGCGCCGTGCTGTGGACCGAGGGCCAGGACGCCGACCACACCTTCGTGATCAAGTCGGGCTCGGTGCGGATCTCCGTGGAGCGCGACGGACGCGAGCGCTTCGTCGCCTTCCGCGGGCCCGGTGACATCATCGGCGAGCGCGCCGCCCTGCTGCTGCGCCGGCGCTCGGCGACCGTCGTCGCCATGGACGTGCTCCACGTCCTGTGCCTGACCACGCAGGAGTTCGTCGCCTACCTGAGCGACCACCCGCACGTGGTCGCCGTCCTCGAACGCGAGATGTACGACCGGATGACCGAGCAGGGGCCGGGCCGGCCGCCGCGGCGCGCCCAGACCCCCGGCGGCGCGGCGCACCCGTACGGGCCCGCCGCGCAGTACGGGGCGCCGCAGCCGTACGCCGTGGCGCAGCTGCCGGTCACCCCGAACTACCCGTACGCGATGGCCGGGCCGTTCGTGGTGGCCGCCCCCTGCGCCGTGCCCGACCCGCGGGCCGGCGGCACGACCCGCGTCGTGGAGCCCGCCGCCGCGATCAACGGCGCGAGCGCCGCGTCCGACGCGGCCCCGACCGTCCCGTGCCGCACCGTGCCCGCCGGCTCCCTGCCGCCCGGCAACTCCCGGGCGCCCGCCCGCTCCCTCCGGCAGGCCCTGGAGGCCGTCGTCGAGACGTCCTGGGAAAGCCCGACGCAGCCCATGGTGCTGCCGGGCGGCGACACCCCGTCCTGGGCCGGCCAGAACTGCACCATCGTGTACACCGACGTGGCCGGGTTCAGCTCGCCCGCCCGCAACGACGCCGACCGGATCGGCGTGCGCCGCGCCATGTACCGGGCCCTCCGCGAGGCGTTCGAGGAGTCGGGCATCCCCTGGGACGCCTGCCACGTCGAGGACCGCGGCGACGGCGCGCTCATCGTCATCCCGCCGCAGGTCCCGACGGCCACCGTGACCGACCCCATGCTGGTCTCGCTCGGCCTGCGGCTGCGCCGCCACAACCACCGGGCGGCCGGGGCCGTCCGCATCCAGCTCAGGGTCGCGGTGAACGTCGGGCCCGTGATGCCCGACCCGCCTGGCGTGTCCGGCTCGTCCATCATCACGACGGCCCGGCTCCTCGACGCCGGCCCGCTCAAGGACCGGCTCGCCGCGACCGGCGCCGACCTCGGCGTCATCGCGTCCCGGTTCGTCTACGACTCGGTGATCGTCCCGAGTCCCGGCCACGTGGCCGCCGCCGAGTACGAGCGGATCACCTGCCGGGTGAAGGAGTCGCACCTCGAAGGCTGGATCCACCTGCGCGGCCTGGCCGCCCATCCGGCGGGCTGA
- a CDS encoding helix-turn-helix domain-containing protein produces the protein MVSDQGPIVQSALLRTELVRLRKEKKLTQEQVARQLEWSPSKLIRVEGGKNAITRTDLQALLTVYDVTSEGRQERLQALARGAREPAWWNAYRGDLDPTFLSYVGYSAGAAFIRQYHGTVVPGLIQTPEYAEVLATGKVSEQARVLAAKLRIQRQQEFAKRQNPPRQHYIIDEAVIRRHVGIKTDPAIMPAQLNHIADVCERDGLVTVRIIPFSTGAHLGLEGPFSLLEFDGDLDDVLYLEGRSGASVMVTGEDLRIAEYRDTFELLLEQALSADESVALMRQAAEELMG, from the coding sequence ATGGTCAGTGACCAGGGCCCCATAGTCCAGAGTGCGCTCCTGCGCACCGAGCTCGTCCGCCTGCGCAAAGAGAAGAAGCTGACGCAGGAGCAGGTGGCACGGCAGCTTGAGTGGTCCCCGTCCAAGCTCATCCGGGTGGAGGGCGGCAAGAACGCCATCACCCGTACCGATCTGCAGGCATTGCTCACGGTGTACGACGTCACCTCGGAGGGGCGCCAGGAGCGCCTCCAGGCGCTCGCCCGCGGCGCGCGGGAACCCGCCTGGTGGAACGCCTACCGCGGCGATCTGGACCCGACCTTCCTCTCCTATGTCGGATACTCCGCCGGCGCGGCGTTCATCCGGCAGTACCACGGGACGGTCGTCCCGGGGCTCATCCAGACGCCCGAGTACGCCGAGGTCCTGGCCACCGGCAAGGTCTCCGAGCAGGCGCGGGTGCTCGCGGCGAAGCTGCGCATCCAGCGCCAGCAGGAGTTCGCCAAGCGGCAGAACCCGCCGCGCCAGCACTACATCATCGACGAGGCCGTCATCCGCCGGCATGTCGGAATCAAGACCGACCCGGCGATCATGCCCGCCCAGCTGAACCACATCGCGGACGTGTGCGAGCGGGACGGTCTGGTGACCGTCAGGATCATCCCGTTCAGCACGGGGGCGCACCTCGGGCTGGAAGGGCCGTTCAGCCTCCTGGAGTTCGACGGCGACCTCGACGACGTCCTGTACCTGGAGGGGCGGTCGGGCGCCAGCGTGATGGTCACCGGCGAGGACCTCCGGATCGCCGAGTACCGCGACACCTTCGAGCTGCTGCTGGAGCAGGCGCTGTCGGCGGACGAGTCGGTCGCGTTGATGCGGCAGGCCGCCGAGGAACTCATGGGCTGA
- a CDS encoding alpha/beta hydrolase has translation MAYKSFYGPDWAGLASKLAALDATPPLGSGSRPVAAPAAGETATDPFTAQFCSDWSLPVRDYGEYAKLMRRTERVAPDMTFARPVMAISACLGWPQPVRNPQHRLRVRGSAPILLANAVHDPATPYAWARNVARQLGPAGRLLTYAGAGHGSYDRGPCMQNTIDAYLTTLTLPPPGTTCPAV, from the coding sequence ATGGCCTACAAGAGCTTCTACGGTCCCGACTGGGCGGGGCTGGCGTCGAAGCTGGCCGCGCTGGACGCGACCCCGCCTCTCGGGTCCGGCTCGCGTCCGGTGGCCGCCCCGGCCGCGGGTGAGACCGCCACCGACCCCTTCACCGCGCAGTTCTGCTCCGACTGGAGCCTGCCCGTCCGCGACTACGGCGAGTACGCGAAGCTCATGCGGCGCACGGAGCGGGTCGCCCCCGACATGACGTTCGCTCGTCCCGTCATGGCGATCTCCGCCTGCCTCGGCTGGCCGCAGCCCGTCCGCAACCCGCAGCACCGACTGCGCGTCCGCGGGAGCGCGCCGATCCTGCTGGCCAACGCCGTCCACGACCCCGCCACGCCCTACGCCTGGGCCCGGAACGTCGCACGGCAACTCGGCCCCGCAGGCCGCCTGCTCACGTACGCGGGCGCGGGCCACGGCAGCTACGACCGCGGTCCCTGCATGCAGAACACGATCGACGCGTACCTGACCACCCTCACCCTGCCTCCACCCGGCACCACCTGCCCGGCCGTCTGA
- a CDS encoding right-handed parallel beta-helix repeat-containing protein, whose amino-acid sequence MSHSSPRAYRTVLEALQAPLPYAAAGRHILIEPGAYPNTGFLSPDDFVMTAVAGPGSVTLDGATEATVEVTGRVTLQGLIIRNWSDEGLALDAAEGSVLAEQCEFVTRSDVAVRAASGAQMALRDCQVQNGAVVYAAASGLMESTSVSGTEGNAVAIRSGSTVTLRACRISDAGGHGIWVTEGSRPLIEQCTISGPEGAGIRVDDHADAAVRNCAFHGSGGSSLIVLEKGKAVAEDCLIEDPHLDGLWVATGGSLTARRIRMESPRRTAVVVETGVMLLEDCEINGPGSNGLSFVAHSDVTVVRGRITGAGKIGAGLGSGAHALLDGMTISGSGLAGVSVDSGGRLTLRDCTVVDTRGVGVVADRGAHLDVSGLVSERNQKPDRLDPEADATATVKVIEPTTAEPQPDEESGAAQDVKAAPPVAGGADRESADVLLGRLEAMVGLAGVKREIRKVANLQKVAEQRRRAGLPPGPAIGRHMVFAGPPGTGKTTVARLYGGILAALGVVEKGQVVEVSRADLVSENVGGTALRTSEVFQRALGGVLFIDEAYTLSRKATGTDFGQEAIDTLVKLMEDHRDEVVVIAAGYSAEMRDFLAANPGLKSRFSRTVEFENYSPGELVRIVESHAVKDGYRLADDARAAVLAHFAGQRRDATFGNGRAARQVFEGAVERQAQRLADLPELPSGEELSLLVAQDLDVEAGLAARFGEARDPGQVTDVLDRLAAMTGLEEVKREIKDLLDLLASARRRRAAGLEAEPFTGHLIFAGPPGTGKTTIARLYGELLTALGVLAQGQVVEAARVDLVGQYVGQTALKTTEVFQQARGGVLFIDEAYTLSRPGGSGHDFGQEAIDTLVKLMEDHRDEVIVIAAGYTGEMEGFLATNPGLASRFARTLTFRPYPVEGLVSIFVAKARAADYRVPEPTRQALTAYLTGHRDRFREGNGREVDKLVRSAITAHARRTEQLAGTGTQLTTEQLATLLPEDITP is encoded by the coding sequence GTGTCACACTCCTCCCCCCGGGCGTACCGGACGGTACTGGAGGCCTTGCAGGCACCGCTGCCGTACGCCGCCGCCGGGCGGCACATCCTGATCGAGCCGGGGGCGTATCCCAACACCGGGTTCCTCAGTCCGGACGACTTCGTCATGACGGCCGTGGCAGGCCCGGGTTCGGTCACGCTGGACGGCGCCACCGAAGCGACGGTCGAGGTCACCGGAAGGGTGACCCTCCAGGGGCTGATCATCCGCAACTGGAGCGACGAGGGCCTCGCGCTGGACGCGGCGGAGGGCAGCGTCCTCGCGGAGCAGTGCGAGTTCGTGACCCGCTCCGACGTGGCCGTGCGCGCGGCCAGCGGCGCGCAGATGGCCCTGAGGGACTGCCAGGTCCAGAACGGCGCGGTCGTGTACGCCGCCGCGTCCGGGCTCATGGAGAGCACCAGCGTCAGCGGGACCGAGGGCAACGCGGTGGCGATCCGCAGCGGCAGCACGGTGACCCTGCGGGCGTGCCGGATCAGCGACGCGGGCGGGCACGGCATCTGGGTGACCGAGGGGTCGCGCCCGCTGATCGAGCAGTGCACGATCAGCGGGCCTGAGGGCGCCGGGATCCGGGTGGACGACCACGCGGACGCGGCGGTCCGCAACTGCGCGTTCCACGGCTCGGGCGGGTCGTCCCTGATCGTCCTGGAGAAGGGCAAGGCGGTCGCGGAGGACTGCCTGATCGAGGACCCGCATCTGGACGGCCTGTGGGTGGCGACCGGCGGCTCGCTGACCGCGCGGCGGATCAGGATGGAGTCGCCGCGGCGGACCGCCGTGGTCGTCGAGACGGGCGTCATGCTGCTGGAGGACTGCGAGATCAACGGTCCGGGGAGCAACGGCCTGTCCTTCGTCGCGCACTCGGACGTCACGGTCGTCCGGGGCCGGATCACCGGCGCCGGGAAGATCGGCGCGGGGCTCGGCTCCGGCGCGCACGCCCTGCTGGACGGGATGACGATCAGCGGCAGCGGGCTCGCCGGCGTGAGCGTCGACTCGGGCGGCCGGCTCACCCTCCGCGACTGCACGGTGGTGGACACCCGCGGCGTCGGCGTGGTCGCCGACCGGGGCGCGCACCTGGACGTGAGCGGGCTGGTCAGCGAGCGCAACCAGAAGCCGGACAGGCTCGACCCCGAGGCGGACGCCACGGCGACCGTGAAGGTCATCGAGCCGACGACGGCGGAGCCGCAGCCGGACGAGGAGTCCGGGGCCGCGCAGGACGTCAAGGCGGCACCGCCGGTCGCGGGAGGCGCCGACAGGGAGTCGGCCGACGTGCTCCTGGGCCGGTTGGAGGCGATGGTGGGTCTGGCGGGGGTGAAGCGGGAGATTCGTAAGGTGGCGAATCTGCAGAAGGTGGCTGAGCAGCGGCGGCGTGCGGGGTTGCCGCCGGGTCCGGCGATCGGGCGGCACATGGTGTTCGCGGGTCCGCCGGGGACGGGGAAGACGACGGTGGCGCGGCTTTACGGGGGGATCCTCGCCGCCCTCGGCGTGGTCGAAAAAGGCCAGGTGGTGGAGGTCAGTCGCGCTGATCTGGTGTCGGAGAACGTGGGCGGGACGGCGCTGCGGACTTCGGAGGTGTTCCAGCGCGCCCTTGGCGGGGTGTTGTTCATTGATGAGGCTTACACGTTGTCGCGGAAGGCGACGGGGACTGATTTCGGGCAGGAGGCCATTGACACGCTGGTGAAGTTGATGGAGGACCACCGGGATGAGGTGGTGGTGATCGCGGCGGGGTATTCGGCGGAGATGCGTGATTTCCTGGCTGCGAATCCGGGGTTGAAGTCGCGGTTCTCGCGGACGGTGGAGTTCGAGAACTACAGTCCGGGTGAGTTGGTGCGGATCGTGGAGTCGCACGCGGTCAAGGACGGGTACCGGTTGGCCGATGACGCGCGTGCGGCGGTGCTGGCGCATTTCGCGGGGCAGCGGCGTGATGCGACGTTCGGGAACGGGCGGGCGGCGCGGCAGGTGTTCGAGGGTGCGGTGGAGCGGCAGGCGCAGCGGCTGGCCGATCTTCCCGAGTTGCCCTCGGGTGAGGAGTTGAGCCTGCTGGTCGCGCAGGATCTGGATGTGGAGGCGGGGCTGGCGGCGCGGTTCGGGGAGGCCCGCGATCCCGGCCAGGTCACCGACGTGCTGGACCGTCTGGCGGCGATGACCGGGCTGGAGGAGGTCAAACGCGAGATCAAGGATCTGCTGGACCTGCTGGCGTCGGCGCGGCGGCGGCGGGCGGCGGGGTTGGAGGCCGAGCCGTTCACCGGGCATCTGATCTTCGCGGGCCCGCCCGGCACGGGCAAGACCACCATCGCGCGCCTTTACGGGGAGTTGCTGACGGCGCTGGGGGTGTTGGCCCAGGGGCAGGTGGTGGAGGCGGCGCGGGTGGACCTGGTCGGTCAGTACGTGGGGCAGACCGCGTTGAAGACCACCGAGGTGTTCCAGCAGGCGCGGGGCGGGGTGCTGTTCATCGACGAGGCCTACACGCTGTCGCGTCCGGGCGGATCGGGGCACGATTTCGGGCAGGAGGCCATCGACACGCTGGTGAAGCTGATGGAGGACCACCGCGACGAGGTCATCGTGATCGCCGCCGGCTACACCGGTGAGATGGAGGGGTTCCTGGCCACCAACCCCGGCCTGGCGTCCCGGTTCGCCCGCACCCTGACCTTCCGGCCCTACCCCGTCGAAGGGCTGGTGTCGATCTTCGTGGCCAAGGCCCGGGCGGCCGACTACCGCGTCCCCGAACCCACCCGCCAGGCGCTGACCGCGTATCTCACCGGCCACCGCGACCGGTTCCGCGAGGGCAACGGACGCGAAGTCGACAAACTCGTCCGCTCCGCCATCACCGCCCACGCCCGCCGCACCGAACAACTCGCCGGCACCGGCACCCAACTCACCACCGAACAACTCGCCACCCTCCTCCCCGAAGACATCACCCCGTGA
- a CDS encoding LysR family transcriptional regulator — MELRQLEYFVAVAEEAGFTRAAARLHVAQPGVSAQIRQLERELGQPLFDRSGRTVRLTEVGAAVLPYARAALAAVEGAGRAVDELTGLLRGHVTIGTIDWIRSLDLPGMLAGFHRDHPDVEITVVQEDSAALTEGLRTGRIDLAYLSLGADPPEGLATRVVIEQELVAAVARAHPLARRSTITLRALAGESLICLPKGTGLRSVLDAAFADAGLRPHVAFEAGEPPVLAEIAAHGLGVAVLPESAARDRPDGLRALPVVRPRLTGRIALAWRAEGPRGPAARALIARARRWPA, encoded by the coding sequence ATGGAGCTGCGGCAACTTGAGTACTTCGTGGCGGTTGCGGAGGAGGCCGGCTTCACCCGGGCCGCGGCGAGGCTGCACGTGGCCCAGCCCGGCGTGAGCGCCCAGATCCGGCAGCTGGAGCGGGAGCTCGGCCAGCCGCTGTTCGACCGTTCCGGCCGGACCGTCCGGCTGACCGAGGTCGGCGCCGCCGTCCTGCCCTACGCGCGGGCCGCGCTCGCGGCGGTCGAGGGCGCCGGGCGGGCGGTGGACGAGCTGACGGGCCTCCTCCGCGGGCACGTCACGATCGGCACGATCGACTGGATCCGGTCGCTCGACCTGCCGGGGATGCTGGCCGGCTTCCACCGCGACCACCCCGACGTGGAGATCACCGTCGTCCAGGAGGACTCCGCCGCGCTGACCGAAGGGCTCCGCACCGGACGGATCGACCTGGCGTACCTCAGCCTCGGCGCCGACCCGCCCGAGGGCCTCGCGACGCGGGTCGTCATCGAGCAGGAGCTCGTGGCCGCCGTCGCCCGCGCCCACCCGCTGGCGCGCAGGTCCACGATCACCCTGCGGGCCCTCGCCGGGGAGAGCCTGATCTGCCTGCCGAAGGGCACCGGGCTGCGGTCCGTCCTCGACGCGGCCTTCGCGGACGCGGGCCTGCGCCCGCACGTGGCGTTCGAGGCGGGCGAGCCGCCCGTGCTCGCGGAGATCGCCGCGCACGGCCTCGGCGTCGCCGTTCTGCCCGAGTCCGCCGCCCGCGACCGCCCGGACGGCCTGCGCGCGCTCCCGGTCGTCCGGCCGCGGCTGACCGGGCGGATCGCCCTGGCCTGGCGCGCCGAGGGGCCGCGCGGCCCGGCGGCGCGGGCGCTGATCGCCCGCGCGCGCCGGTGGCCCGCCTGA